The window GCTTTTATCGCGAGGCGGCGAAACACATCCGCAGCCTCGGCTTTCAAGGCGTGATCGTGGGTTCCCACGAGTTGCAGGGGCCGATCAATCAATATGCCGAGGTGCAGGGCACGGGCACGATCGCCGCCCACCTCTACGCCCATGGCGGCCTGCTGGCCTGGGATGCCCGGCCGGGGGTGCGGGGCGTGGTGATGGATGGCGTCGACGCGAGTACCAGCAACTGGTTCTCCAACCTCCCGCGCATCAAGGTGCGCGGCGCGCCGGGCATCAATGGCGAGTGGACGGGGCGGAGCCTCACCATGAGCGCGGATTGCAACCTCGCCATCGCCGCGATCACCGCGCAGCAAAAGGTGACCCAGAGCCTGCACTTCAGCTTCGGGCATCGCTGGGTGGGCGAGCCGGTGCCGGATTACGATTTCTCCTACAAGTGGCAGGAATATAAAAAAGCCATCACCTTCAACTACTCCTCCATGCATGACGTGCCGTGGATGGCGGTCAACCGCATCTGTGCCGCACTCTTCATCCGGCGCGATTTCCAGAAGAACAAGGCCAAGGCGGATATTGCCTTTTCCTCCGCGGACCTCCGTGAGCAGAATCTCCATGCGCTGGGCCTGAGCGGAGGCGGCGGCACTATTGGCGACGCGGCGTTGTTTCTCCCGATCCTCCACGAGGTCGAGTGCGTGTTTTTTGACGACGTTTATGAGGGCGACGCCGATGTGGTCTTCATGACGGGCCGCACGGCGAGCGGAGATTACCGCAAGGCGAAGCACGCCGTGCTCGTGGGGGACAACCCCTATACCGATCCGCATCACAAGTCGCGCGATCTCGGGCTGCCCGCCCGCACCGTGCGTCCTGAGGCCCGGATCGTAAATCTCACGACGCCCACGACATTCACCGTCTCGTGGCCATGGCCGGAGAGCAGGCAGCTCACCTTTGACGCGCTGGAGGGCGCTGTCGAGGCGGCCTCCATTCCCGAGGGCGCGAAGCCCATCGGCCTGAGCGCGGACGGGAAATACACCCTCGGCTGGCTGGATGATCGCTACCTCGTTCTGCCCAACGGACGCGCCTTCCAGGAGAAGATCGCGGATGTCCAGTGGCTCTACCGTCTTTATCTCGCCGCCTGCCAGCGGTGGAAGATCGACACGGCGGATAATGCGCCCGGAAAGAGCTTCATCCAATCCGACACGCGAGAGCTGACGATCGATTGGGGGCACGGCACGACGATCGTCGACACGGAGCGCACCCAGGGATTTTCGGGCCTCATGGGCTGGCGGGAAAAGAACACGACCAAAAACCTCGAGGCCGCGATCGACCTCCCGTACGGCAATGTCCTCGCCACCAGCACGGACGGCCAGCCGCTCGGCGACTCGCGACGCATCCTGCTCGTGGCGGCGGCGCGAATGCAGAACACCGGCCAGGTGCTCGGTCTCGATGCCAAGGGATTCCCCAACTACACCAGCACAGGCAAGGCTCCGGCTTTGATCGAGGCGCTGCGCGGTCGCGTCAGTCTCGCCTCCAGCCTGGCACCGAAGCTCAAGGTCTACGCGCTCGATGTGGAAGGCCGCCGCCTCGGCGAGGTGCCCGCGACGGTGCAGGCTGGCAAGCTGACCTTTGATCTATCGCCAAAGTGGGGCACGCTCTGGTTTGAAATCGCCACCGCGGATATCAAAGGTCCCGCGGCGCCGGACAAAACCGTGTGGCCGCTGGCGGAAAAGCCCCGCGCTGCATCGCCGAAGCCCGAGATGATCGCGCTCGCAGATTACTACCGCCTGGTGAATCGCTCGCTGGATCGCGACAAACCGACCGATACCAAGGCGGCGCAGCCCATTGCCAGTACCATCGACGGCGCGGTCTTCCAGGCGTTGCCGCAGGGTGGCGCTCCTGCTTCCAGCCAGATCAGCATCCCATTCGTGCCGAAGGGCACAGTGACAGCGGACGGAAAACCCGATGAACCGCTGTGGAAGGCAGCGCTCAACATCGACATGAACGAGGACAAGATCCCCGAGTGGCATTTCTTTGGCACGCACATCGTGGAGGGCAGGCGACTCCATGACGAGGGCGGTCGATTCTGGTTTGTTGCGACCGATGAGGGTCTCGCCGTCACCGCCTACATCCGCAAGGGCGAGCCGGGCGTGGTGATGGAAAAGCCGGACTGGTTTCAAAATGACTGCCTGGAGATCCTGATCGATGCCGATGGCAAGGGCGGGAAGCCCGACAAGCAACTCTTCCTCGCTTATCGTACACCGAAAACCGACCAGGCGTCCGCCAGCGATCCCTCGATCCAGATTGGTCGGGCAGCGGATGAGAGGGGATACCTCCTCGAGGCGCTCATTCCGTGGCAGGCACTGGGCTTCACCGGGCGACCGACAGGTGAGTTTGGCCTGGAGATGCAAATCGACTTCGCCCGCCGCGGACTGGGCCGCGCCTTGCAAATGGTCTACGGCACCGGGACCAATGAGGCGTTCATTCAATCCGAGAACTATCTCAAGGCCCGCATCGCTCCCTGAGTTGCCACCTACCAACCCTCCTTAGCTAATACGACATCATGACGCTCCGACTCGCCTCCCTGTTTCAAAATCATGCCATCCTGCAACGCGACCAGCCGCTGCCCGTCTGGGGATGGGCCGAGCCGGGAGCCCTGCTGCGCATCAGCCTCGGCGGTCATGTGGCCGTGACGCAGGCTGGGGCGAGCGGTGACTTTCTCGTGCGCATGCCTGCACTCCCGGCGGGCGGCCCGCATACGTTGTCGGTGACGATTCCGGCCACGGAAGAAACCCTCGCAGTAAGCGACATCCTGATCGGCGAGGTGTGGCTCGCCTCCGGCCAGTCGAATATGGAAATGACGCTCGAGGCTTGTCTGCCGGTGTGCGAGACCGATCTGGCGACCGCCGATTTCCCGGAGATCCGATTTTTCAACGTGCCAAGGCGCGCGCATCTCGGTCCGGAGCGAACCGTGGAGGGAGAATGGCGGACGCTCAACCCGGCCGTCGCGCGGGAATGCTCGGCGGTTGGCTTCAGCTTTGCCCGCCGGCTGCATAGCGCCCTGGGCGTTCCTGTGGGCGTGATCTCGTCCTCCTGGGGCGGATCGAACATCAAGAGCTGGCTCAGCCGTTCCGCCCTGGCGCATAATCCCGCGACCGCACAGTGGCTCGCTGATTTTGAGAAAGTCGCGTGGACGGAAACTCGCTGGGAGGCCATGAGCAATCCCGATCCCGACGGACGCGTCTGCAATCTCCCCAAGGACCCAGGCAATACCGGCGTCGAGCGCGGCTGGCATCTGCCGGGCGAGGTGGATTCCGACTGGCAGAGCATCGACCTGCCTGCGACCTGGCAGTCGGCCGGGCATCCGAATACCGGCGTCTTCTGGTTCCGGCGCGTGATCGAGATCCCTGCATCCTGGCGCGGGCGCGAGCTCGTGCTCAGCCTCGGAGCAGCCGACAAGCAGGACATCACCTATGTGAACGGCATAGAGGTTGGCCGCATGGGGAAGGATCGCGAGGACGCATATTGGAATGTGCCGCGCGTCTACCCGGTGCCGGGCCACCTCGTGGAAAGTCCCACGCTGACCATTGCCGTGCGGGTCTATTCCTTTGTCTATGATGGCGGGCTGAGCGGCCCGGCGGCCTCGATGAAGATTCACCCCGCCGACAGCCCGGCAGACTGTCTGCCTCTGTCCGGCGAATGGCGATGCCATCGTGAGCACGACCTGGGACTGGTCCTGGAGACGCATTTGATGGGGCAGGGCGAGCGCAATACCCCGCATATCCTCTTTGATAACATGATCCAGCCCCTCATCCCCTACGCCCTTCGCGGCGCGATCTGGTACCAGGGGGAGTCCAATGCCTCCGAGCATCATACCTATGCGCGATTGCATCGGGATCTGATTCTCGACTGGCGCAGGCAATGGGGGCTTCCCGGGCTGGCCTTTCACTTTGTCCAACTCCCCGGCTTTAAGACTCCTCAGGACCATGAACCGGAGAGCACATGGGCGCGACTGCGCGAGGCCCAGGTGGCGGCGCTGTCGCTGCCGGGAGTGGGGATGGCCATCACGCTCGAGCTCGGCGACGCCGACGACATTCACCCAAAAAATAAAATGCCCGTCGGTGAGCGGTTGGCGCAGTCCGCGCTCTCCATCACGTACGGAACCGGTGCGACGGCCAGCGGGCCGATGGTGGACCATGTGGAGATCACGGGTTCCCGGATCCTCTGCAGTTTCCGAAATGCAGAGTCCGGACTCGTGACGACGGACAAGACATCGCCGCGCACCTTCTACGTGGCGGGAAGCGATCGCGTCTTTCATCTAGCCGAGGCCGTTATCGAAGGAAATACCGCATCCGTGAGCTGTCCTGCCGTGAGCGAGCCTGTGGCCGTACGGTACGCCTGGGCTGACAATCCGGCCGCCGCCAATCTCGCCAGCGGCGAGGGGCTGCCGGCGAGCCCCTTCCGCACCGATACCTGGTAGGAGGTTCGGAGGGCGGAGGGAATGAGGGCTCCCTCTCATCGCCTTCCCTGACAAAAAGACAGCTGCCAGATCTTTCAACCTGGCAGCTGCAATTTCCCCCAAAGACTCTTGCGCTCTCCGGGGAAGGCGCGACTGTTTCCTGCCTTAAGAATTGCGACGGCGGAAGACCAGCAAACCAAGCAGGCTGAAGCCCACGAGCGCCACGGTGCCGGGCTCCGGCACGGCGGTGAGGGTCAGCACGCCGGTCGAGTAGTCAAACGTTCCCGCAGCCTCGGCCTGGGAGAAGGTAATGCTGCTGAAGGTTCCGGTTTGCGTGCTGAATCCGGTGAACAACTGATACGAACCCACCTGGGTGGCTAGCGAAACGTCGATCACGAGCGCACCGCCGTAGGTCAGGGACAGCCCCGTGCCCGAGAGGGAGATCTGGTCAAATCCGGAACCCGCACCCAGCGTGCTGTTGACCAGCTCCATCGTCGTGGTGGAGGTCGAAGCGAGCGAAAGGTTGCCGCCAATGGTGACGATACCCGCACTGTTTCCCGGAGCGAGATTGCCGCTCACTGTCAGCGTCTTTCCGGACGCCAGGAGGACGCTGCCGTAACCGGAAAGCGTCTGGGACGCGCCGATCGTATATCCGCTCGTCTTCGACGTGACATCCAGCGTGCCCTGAGAGTCGCTGGTGCCGAGGTTGATGCCCGAGCTGTTGGAGATCGTGCCACTAGCCATCAGGATCAACGTACCGGCGGAGATGGTGGTGGCACCAGTGTAGGTATTGGCGCCGCCGAGCGTCTGCGATCCAGAGCCGGTCTTAGTGAAGCTCATGCCGGTCGCGCCATCGGCGATCACTCCCGTGTAGGAGTAGGATTTTCCGGTGCCGGTATTCAGCGTGATCGCGGTCAGACTGCCCGTATAACCCGAGTTGATTACTGTGGCCAGGGCGGTGCCGCCAGTGAGACCTCCGAATGTCGATGTCGTGATTCCGGAGAGGTTGATCTTTCCTGGACCAGTGGTGTCGATGGCGCTATTCTGCAAGGCCAGACTGTTTCCGAGAACCAACACGCCCGTGTTCACCTTGGTCGCGCCGGAGAAGGTATTGGCTCCATCAAGGCGCAACTGAGCGTTTCCAGCCTTGATCAGCCCATAGCCATTTCCCCCATCTCCGATGGCTCCTCCGACCGTAAGAGTCCGTGCGGAGTTTGTCGATGTCGTCGTGACTGTGCGAGTAGCGGACAGCGTCACATCGCCCGTGCCAAGGTTCAGGTCGCTTCCGCTGGCCCCGGCAGCTCCGAACGTGAAGTCGGCGTTCCAAGCCTGGGCATTGTTCGTGGTAAGCGTGCGAGCAGATCCATAGCCATTTGTAATGGTGCCTCCATTGATCGTGAAGGTGCCGGTTCCCAAAGCGGTAAGAGAGTTTCCGAATTCCAGAGTACCCGCGTTAAGAGTTACACCTCCAGAAAAGCCGCTAGTACCTCCGCCAAGATAAAGCTTCAACGTTCCACTTCCGTTCTTGACCAAAGAAACGGCATCGGCCGAACCGTTATTGATTCTGCCCGTCAAGGATATGACGCCCTGGGCGCTGGTGTTATCCACGGTAATCACCTTTGTCCCGGCATTTCCTCCCTGGAACGCGGAGCCAATCGTAAAAGCCTTGGTCGAGGCATTCGTGATAACCAGAGAGCTGGCATTGATTCCGATGGGAACGTTGGTGATAGTATCGCCATTGCTCGTGCTTGTCTGATTGATCTGGGCTGCACTTGCGCCATTGTTGAAATACAATGCCGTATTGCCTGACAGACTAAAGGAATTCGTCCCGTTGGTATCACCAATATTCAAAACGCCGATTATTTTGTTGGTTCCATCTACAGTAACTGTCTGATTTGCAGTGAGGTCGTAGGTGAAGGAGGCGACATCACCGATGGAAGATCCCGGGATCGTGTTGTTTAGCCAGTTTGAGGCGGTTGTCCAGTTGCCGGTGGCATCGACATTCCACGTGCCATTGGCTGCCTGACTGATTGGCGAGGAACTGACAAGCGCGGCCAGCGCGGCCAGCGGGAGCGCGGATCGTGACAAGATTCTTTTCATGGATGCTGGTGATTTTCGGGGTGAGGGAAACGGAGTTTCGAAAAGTGCGAGCGAGGATTTCATGCAGCGGGGTGGGGGTAGAGTTTCGCTTCGAATTTAATTAGCACCCGCCCAATTCCATCAAAAGGGAATAGCCTCCATATGCCCCAGATTTACACCGTTTTGTTTGAACAATACGCGACGCGTGCACCCGGCGACAGGGAGTCCATCTTCGAACCTGCATGGAAACAGGCTTCCGTAGCTTTGGGCTTGTTTGCACGGAGTGTGGAAAACGCAAAACGCCCGGACGTCATCATATGCGACGTCCGGGCGTGCTAATGGTTTTTGCTAGCCTATCTCGCTATTGCTTGGTCTTGAACATGCCAGCCCATCCGGCCCAAAGCTCATTGGTCTCCGGATTAAAGCGCAGCGTTTGAGGGCCGACATAAGGAATGTTTCCCGTGATGTCCGTCCAGGTGTCTCCTCCATCGGTGGTCTTGTGGATTGAGCCGAGCCGGAGGTTGCCCCAGTTGGTTCGCGAGACCCAGATGATGTTCGGGTTGGTCGGGTGAACCTCGATGCCCACCATGGCGCGCGGTTTCTCGGGGAAGTTGGTGATCCTCGTCCAGGTCTTGCCCTGGTCCTTGCTGCGCCAGAGTTGCTCGCCGGAGCAGTAGATGGTGCCGTCGGTGGCGACGACCACATTCCAGACAAAGACCTCATTGCGGAAGACCTGTTCCCAGGATTCCCCTCCGTCATTGCTGCGCCAGACGCCTCCCCCATTGCCGCACGCACCCCAGAAGACGCGGTTGGAATCGGTGGGGTCCACGGCCAAGCCGTTGTACATCCGGCGGCCAGTGGGCTGGGAGGTGAGCTGTTTCCAGGTGGCGCC of the Terrimicrobium sacchariphilum genome contains:
- a CDS encoding sialate O-acetylesterase; this translates as MTLRLASLFQNHAILQRDQPLPVWGWAEPGALLRISLGGHVAVTQAGASGDFLVRMPALPAGGPHTLSVTIPATEETLAVSDILIGEVWLASGQSNMEMTLEACLPVCETDLATADFPEIRFFNVPRRAHLGPERTVEGEWRTLNPAVARECSAVGFSFARRLHSALGVPVGVISSSWGGSNIKSWLSRSALAHNPATAQWLADFEKVAWTETRWEAMSNPDPDGRVCNLPKDPGNTGVERGWHLPGEVDSDWQSIDLPATWQSAGHPNTGVFWFRRVIEIPASWRGRELVLSLGAADKQDITYVNGIEVGRMGKDREDAYWNVPRVYPVPGHLVESPTLTIAVRVYSFVYDGGLSGPAASMKIHPADSPADCLPLSGEWRCHREHDLGLVLETHLMGQGERNTPHILFDNMIQPLIPYALRGAIWYQGESNASEHHTYARLHRDLILDWRRQWGLPGLAFHFVQLPGFKTPQDHEPESTWARLREAQVAALSLPGVGMAITLELGDADDIHPKNKMPVGERLAQSALSITYGTGATASGPMVDHVEITGSRILCSFRNAESGLVTTDKTSPRTFYVAGSDRVFHLAEAVIEGNTASVSCPAVSEPVAVRYAWADNPAAANLASGEGLPASPFRTDTW
- a CDS encoding PEP-CTERM sorting domain-containing protein; the protein is MKRILSRSALPLAALAALVSSSPISQAANGTWNVDATGNWTTASNWLNNTIPGSSIGDVASFTYDLTANQTVTVDGTNKIIGVLNIGDTNGTNSFSLSGNTALYFNNGASAAQINQTSTSNGDTITNVPIGINASSLVITNASTKAFTIGSAFQGGNAGTKVITVDNTSAQGVISLTGRINNGSADAVSLVKNGSGTLKLYLGGGTSGFSGGVTLNAGTLEFGNSLTALGTGTFTINGGTITNGYGSARTLTTNNAQAWNADFTFGAAGASGSDLNLGTGDVTLSATRTVTTTSTNSARTLTVGGAIGDGGNGYGLIKAGNAQLRLDGANTFSGATKVNTGVLVLGNSLALQNSAIDTTGPGKINLSGITTSTFGGLTGGTALATVINSGYTGSLTAITLNTGTGKSYSYTGVIADGATGMSFTKTGSGSQTLGGANTYTGATTISAGTLILMASGTISNSSGINLGTSDSQGTLDVTSKTSGYTIGASQTLSGYGSVLLASGKTLTVSGNLAPGNSAGIVTIGGNLSLASTSTTTMELVNSTLGAGSGFDQISLSGTGLSLTYGGALVIDVSLATQVGSYQLFTGFSTQTGTFSSITFSQAEAAGTFDYSTGVLTLTAVPEPGTVALVGFSLLGLLVFRRRNS